One window of Lawsonibacter asaccharolyticus genomic DNA carries:
- a CDS encoding MiaB-like tRNA modifying enzyme: MKIAFYTLGCKVNQYETQALEQVLTGRGHTLVPFDGEADAYIINTCTVTAVSDKKSRQMIRRARKAAPDAVIAVCGCYPQTHPDAMDGMGVDLVSGTGDRLGFAGLLERTWQERQPVTALDNAFDRRSFEILPAGGLEGRTRAMLKIEDGCVNFCSYCIIPYARGRVRSLSPQDTRRELERLLEAGYREIVLTGIEISSWGQDLPGEQTLIDLLETVCRDLPGEVRIRLGSLEPRTITPDFCRRAAALPNLCPHFHLSMQSGCDAVLARMNRKYDSARYYESVQLLYGYFDRPAITTDLIVGFPGETEEEFQQTLTFLHRCAFAAMHIFPYSKRPDTPAAKMPGQVLNAVKEERARRAAETAGEMEHTYLSQWVGQTVPVLFEEEQGGLWRGHTAHYCAVAAPSPRDLHNCLVQVQLEGLEGNTLKGVVL, translated from the coding sequence ATGAAGATCGCGTTTTATACCCTTGGATGCAAAGTGAATCAATATGAGACCCAGGCCCTGGAACAGGTGCTCACCGGCCGGGGCCACACCCTGGTCCCCTTCGACGGGGAGGCAGACGCCTATATTATCAATACCTGCACTGTCACCGCCGTCAGTGACAAGAAATCCCGGCAGATGATCCGCCGGGCCCGCAAGGCCGCCCCTGACGCCGTCATCGCTGTGTGCGGCTGCTATCCCCAGACCCACCCGGACGCCATGGACGGCATGGGGGTGGATCTGGTGTCCGGCACCGGGGACCGGCTGGGCTTCGCCGGTCTGCTGGAGCGCACCTGGCAGGAGCGCCAGCCCGTCACCGCCCTGGACAACGCCTTCGACCGCCGCTCCTTTGAGATCCTGCCCGCCGGCGGCCTGGAGGGCCGCACTCGGGCCATGCTGAAGATCGAGGACGGCTGCGTCAACTTCTGCTCCTACTGCATCATCCCTTACGCCCGGGGGCGGGTGCGCTCCCTCTCCCCCCAGGACACCCGGCGGGAGCTGGAGCGGCTGCTGGAGGCGGGGTATCGGGAGATCGTCCTCACCGGCATTGAGATCTCCTCCTGGGGACAGGACCTGCCAGGGGAGCAGACCCTTATCGACCTGCTGGAAACCGTCTGCCGGGACCTGCCCGGAGAGGTCCGCATCCGCCTGGGCAGCCTGGAGCCCCGCACCATCACCCCTGACTTCTGCCGCCGGGCGGCCGCCCTGCCCAATCTGTGCCCCCACTTCCATCTGTCCATGCAGTCCGGCTGTGACGCCGTTCTGGCCCGGATGAATCGGAAATATGATTCCGCGCGGTATTATGAGAGCGTCCAATTGCTCTATGGATACTTTGACCGCCCCGCCATTACCACAGACCTGATCGTGGGCTTCCCCGGTGAGACGGAGGAGGAGTTCCAACAGACCCTGACATTCCTCCATAGGTGCGCCTTCGCCGCCATGCATATCTTTCCCTACTCCAAGCGCCCCGACACTCCGGCGGCCAAAATGCCCGGCCAGGTCCTCAACGCCGTGAAGGAAGAGCGGGCCCGCCGGGCCGCTGAGACAGCCGGAGAGATGGAGCACACCTATCTGTCCCAGTGGGTGGGGCAGACCGTTCCGGTGCTTTTCGAGGAGGAGCAGGGCGGTCTCTGGCGGGGCCATACCGCCCACTACTGCGCTGTGGCCGCTCCCAGTCCCCGGGATCTTCACAACTGCCTGGTGCAGGTACAGCTGGAGGGGCTGGAGGGGAACACCCTCAAGGGGGTGGTCCTGTGA